One segment of Polypterus senegalus isolate Bchr_013 chromosome 8, ASM1683550v1, whole genome shotgun sequence DNA contains the following:
- the LOC120533511 gene encoding gastrula zinc finger protein XlCGF57.1-like — MNVMEKITVDIKEEDCEWEHVHHEKGSVDIKEEDYEEFTVGIKDESEEKPFISDNMQGHKIINRVKEEDPQSETICKSLCQDGSVSSLACPQSSNCPVQENSVSVKSDTSLDTKTTEEISRRTLDGLPSSTNQPGDDIKSNCKSNPSKHVNRNSHCCTECGKQFSKEETLKSHQRIHSSEGPYRCSECGKQFSHGWYLQIHTRIHTGEKPYGCSECGKKFSQKSSLQAHMKIHTGEKPFCCTECGKRFSFRHNLQNHTRTHTGEKPFVCSECGKEFARKGDLQDHARIHTGEKPYCCSYCGKGFAQKGDLRSHTRIHTGEKPYVCSECGKQFSKSSSFHQHKRVHTGEKPYCCPQCGKQFTYNYRLQTHLRAHSGEMPYSCSECGKRFSCSSSLNVHQRIHTGEKAYACQECGKQFLKKGNLDSHAKIHTGEKPFCCSECGKGFTRKVDLQNHVRIHTGERPYGCPECGKQFSTSSTLYTHKRIHTGEKPYSCSECGKRFSHKGNLQSHMRVHTK, encoded by the exons atgaatgtcatggagAAAATTACCGTAGatattaaggaggaggactgtgagtgggaACATGTGCACCATGAGAAGGGGAGTGTGGACATTAAAGAGGAGGATTATGAAGAGTTCACTGTGGGCATTAAGGACGAGTCCGAGGAAAAGCCTTTCATCAGTGATAATATGCAGGGGCATAAAATTATAAACCGAGTCAAGGAGGAAGACCCTCAGTCAGAGACCATCTGTAAGTCTCTGTGTCAAGATGGAAGTGTAAGTTCATTGGCCTGCCCTCAGAGTAGCAACTGTCCTGTCCAGGAGAATTCAGTGAGTGTCAAGTCTGATACTTCTTTAGACACAAAGACCACTGAAGAAATATCAAGGAGGACACTGGATGGTCTGCCATCGTCTACAAATCAGCCTGGAGATG ATATTAAATCTAATTGCAAAAGCAATCCATCAAAGCATGTAAACCGAAATTCAcattgctgtactgaatgtgggAAGCAGTTTTCAAAAGAAGAAACTCTTAagagccaccaaagaattcaTAGTTCGGAGGGACCGTaccgctgttctgaatgtgggaaacagtTTTCGCACGGGTGGTATCTTCAGATCCACACAAGAatccatactggagagaagccgtacggctgttctgaatgtggcaaaaaatTCTCCCAAAAGAGCTCGCTTCAGGCCCACATgaaaattcatactggagagaaaccattttgctgtactgaatgtggtaaAAGATTTTCATTCAGGCACAATCTTCAGAACCACACAAGGacccacactggagagaaaccgttTGTCTGTTCAGAATGTGGAAAGGAATTTGCACGAAAGGGTGACCTTCAGGACCatgcaagaattcacactggggagaaaccGTATTGCTGCTCATACTGTGGCAAAGGGTTTGCACAGAAAGGTGATCTCCGGAGCCACACGAGAATTCACACTGGTGAAAAACCTTATgtctgctctgaatgtggcaagcaattCTCCAAATCAAGCTCGTTTCATCAACACaaaagagttcacactggagagaagccctaCTGCTGTCCACAGTGTGGCAAACAATTTACCTACAATTATCGTCTTCAGACCCACTTAAGGGCTCACAGTGGAGAAATGCCATATTCCTGTTCTGAATGCGGGAAACGGTTCTCCTGCAGCAGCAGTCTTAATGTTCACcagagaattcacactggagagaaggcATATGCCTGTcaagaatgtggcaaacaattcctgAAAAAGGGCAATCTGGACAGCCACGCaaaaattcatactggagagaagccattctgctgttctgaatgtggaaaaggaTTCACACGGAAGGTTGATCTTCAGAACCATGTAAGAATTCATACTGGTGAGAGGCCGTATGGCTGTCCTGAATGTGGGAAACAGTTCTCCACAAGCAGCACTCTTTACactcacaaaagaattcacactggagaaaaaccgtACTCCTGTTCAGAGTGTGGGAAACGGTTCTCTCACAAGGGCAATCTTCAAAGCCACATGAGAGTTCACACCAAATAA